Proteins encoded by one window of Pseudomonas tructae:
- the queE gene encoding 7-carboxy-7-deazaguanine synthase QueE — protein sequence MQDTLRITEVFYSLQGETRTAGLPTVFVRLTGCPLRCQYCDSEYAFSGGSIRTLDSILEQVAGFRPRYVCVTGGEPLAQPNAIALLKQLCDAGYDVSLETSGALDISKVDTRVSRVVDLKTPGSEEVHRNRYENIELLTRNDQVKFVICSREDYDWAVSKLIQYGLEKRAGEVLFSPSHHQVSATDLADWIVADNLPVRFQMQLHKLLWNDEPGR from the coding sequence ATGCAAGACACATTACGCATCACCGAAGTTTTTTACTCTTTGCAGGGTGAAACGCGTACCGCTGGGCTGCCCACGGTATTCGTCCGCCTGACCGGCTGCCCGCTGCGTTGCCAGTACTGCGACAGCGAATACGCCTTCAGCGGCGGCAGCATTCGCACCCTCGATTCGATCCTCGAACAGGTCGCCGGATTTCGTCCGCGCTATGTCTGCGTCACCGGTGGTGAGCCGCTGGCCCAGCCCAATGCCATTGCGTTGCTCAAGCAACTGTGTGACGCCGGTTACGACGTTTCGTTGGAAACCAGCGGCGCCCTGGATATTTCCAAAGTCGACACCCGGGTCAGTCGCGTGGTCGACCTGAAAACCCCAGGTTCCGAGGAAGTGCACCGCAACCGTTACGAGAACATCGAACTGCTGACCCGCAACGATCAGGTCAAGTTCGTTATCTGTTCTCGTGAAGACTACGACTGGGCGGTGTCCAAACTCATTCAGTACGGCCTGGAAAAACGTGCGGGCGAAGTATTGTTCTCGCCCAGCCACCACCAGGTGAGTGCCACGGACCTGGCCGACTGGATCGTGGCCGATAATTTGCCGGTTCGCTTTCAGATGCAGTTGCACAAGCTGCTGTGGAACGACGAGCCGGGACGCTGA
- the queC gene encoding 7-cyano-7-deazaguanine synthase QueC: protein MTDKRAVILLSGGLDSATVVAMAKAEGYSCYTMSFDYGQRHRAELNAAARVARDQGVVEHKVIGLNLDGIGGSALTDSSIDVPEAPSEGIPVTYVPARNTVFLSLALGWAEVLEARDIFIGVNAVDYSGYPDCRPEFVEAFERMANLATKAGVEGNGFRIQAPLQNMSKAQIVQAGMARGVDYSLTVSCYQADDEGRACGKCDSCRLRADGFKAAGVEDPTRYF, encoded by the coding sequence ATGACAGACAAACGTGCGGTAATTCTGCTTTCCGGCGGCCTGGACTCGGCCACTGTAGTCGCCATGGCCAAGGCCGAAGGCTACAGCTGCTACACCATGAGCTTCGACTATGGCCAGCGCCATCGCGCCGAGCTCAATGCTGCGGCGCGGGTTGCCCGCGACCAGGGCGTGGTCGAGCACAAGGTCATTGGCCTGAACCTGGACGGTATCGGTGGTTCGGCCCTGACCGACAGCAGCATCGATGTGCCTGAGGCGCCGAGCGAAGGCATTCCGGTAACTTATGTGCCGGCGCGCAACACGGTGTTTCTGTCCCTGGCCCTGGGCTGGGCAGAGGTGCTTGAAGCCCGCGATATCTTTATCGGCGTCAATGCGGTGGATTACTCCGGTTACCCGGATTGCCGTCCGGAGTTTGTCGAAGCCTTCGAGCGCATGGCCAACCTGGCCACCAAGGCCGGTGTCGAAGGCAACGGCTTCCGCATCCAGGCACCGCTGCAGAACATGAGCAAGGCGCAGATCGTCCAGGCCGGCATGGCTCGCGGCGTTGACTACAGCCTGACGGTTTCTTGCTATCAGGCCGACGATGAAGGCCGTGCCTGCGGTAAATGCGACAGCTGCCGCCTGCGTGCTGACGGCTTCAAAGCCGCCGGTGTAGAGGACCCAACCCGATATTTTTAA
- the ybgF gene encoding tol-pal system protein YbgF → MRTCRRAVTVLALTLPLMAWAEVPVVDDNAGYSGASSYPPAGYGTNGAYAGGGVTAPASAQGQLFMQLQQMQEQIARQQGIIEELQNDVSRMKQESLERYQDLDRRIGSGVAPAATPTNSPAGGEAAAGAAAGAAGAATGQQPAASSEPGDPAKEKLYYDAAFDLIKAKDFDKASQAFNAFLRKYPNSQYAGNAQYWLGEVNLAKGDLQGAGQAFAKVSQLYPKHNKVPDSLYKLADVERRLGHTDRVKGILQQVVTQYPGTSAAQLAQRDLQKL, encoded by the coding sequence ATGCGAACGTGCCGTCGTGCTGTAACCGTCCTGGCTCTCACCCTGCCTCTCATGGCCTGGGCTGAGGTTCCTGTTGTTGATGACAACGCAGGCTATAGCGGCGCAAGCAGCTATCCGCCCGCGGGTTATGGTACGAACGGCGCCTATGCCGGGGGAGGGGTTACGGCCCCTGCCTCGGCACAGGGCCAGCTGTTCATGCAACTGCAGCAAATGCAGGAGCAGATTGCGCGGCAACAAGGCATCATTGAAGAGTTGCAAAATGATGTGTCACGCATGAAACAGGAGAGCCTGGAGCGTTACCAGGACCTGGATCGGCGTATCGGAAGCGGTGTTGCACCTGCCGCCACTCCTACCAATTCCCCAGCCGGTGGCGAAGCCGCTGCCGGTGCTGCTGCAGGCGCCGCAGGCGCGGCCACTGGCCAACAACCTGCTGCCAGCAGCGAACCTGGCGATCCGGCGAAAGAGAAGCTCTACTACGATGCTGCTTTCGACCTGATCAAAGCCAAGGATTTCGACAAGGCCAGCCAGGCGTTCAACGCCTTCCTGCGCAAGTACCCGAACAGCCAGTACGCCGGCAATGCCCAGTACTGGCTCGGTGAAGTCAACCTGGCCAAGGGTGACCTGCAAGGCGCAGGGCAGGCCTTCGCCAAGGTCAGTCAGCTGTATCCCAAGCACAACAAGGTGCCGGATTCGCTGTACAAGCTGGCCGACGTAGAGCGCCGCCTGGGTCATACCGACCGGGTCAAGGGCATTCTCCAGCAGGTGGTCACCCAGTACCCGGGGACCTCGGCTGCACAACTGGCCCAGCGCGACCTGCAAAAGCTCTGA